From Pseudomonas alcaligenes, a single genomic window includes:
- a CDS encoding TetR/AcrR family transcriptional regulator has product MRQNLVEIAETLLIEGGMAAVSADEVARRADVSLQTVYNRVGGKPALLIAIAERSMEENRAYVDKAYDGKGTPEERGLRIFNAYVSFAMERPHQFRILANPPEDPEAISRIGAMAREQIAHMAAIIRDGIAEEWIDPEMDPDSTANAVWSMMNGVLTLALRDDALRSESVSREALVQSALTIIQSGLRSRRL; this is encoded by the coding sequence ATGCGCCAGAACCTGGTAGAGATTGCCGAGACCTTGCTGATTGAGGGGGGGATGGCGGCTGTATCAGCAGATGAGGTTGCACGTCGGGCCGACGTGTCCCTGCAAACGGTCTACAACCGGGTGGGTGGGAAGCCTGCTCTGCTCATCGCTATTGCCGAACGCTCGATGGAGGAAAACCGTGCCTACGTCGATAAGGCGTATGACGGTAAGGGGACGCCTGAAGAGCGGGGTCTGCGAATCTTCAATGCGTACGTCAGCTTCGCAATGGAGCGGCCACATCAGTTCCGCATCCTGGCCAACCCCCCAGAAGATCCTGAGGCCATTTCTCGCATTGGCGCGATGGCGCGGGAGCAGATCGCGCACATGGCGGCGATCATTCGCGATGGGATTGCAGAGGAATGGATCGATCCGGAGATGGATCCGGACAGCACAGCGAACGCAGTCTGGTCGATGATGAATGGCGTGCTGACGTTGGCGTTGCGGGATGACGCATTGCGGTCGGAGTCAGTTAGTCGCGAGGCTCTTGTGCAGTCAGCACTGACAATCATCCAGTCTGGCTTGAGAAGTCGCCGCCTTTAG
- a CDS encoding alpha/beta hydrolase, with protein MNRLDVEFLSEGSRCKAWLYLPKTKKPAPVIVMAHGLGSTRVMRLGAYAERFRDLGYACLVFDYRHFGDSEGEPRQLLDVNKQLQDWKAAIAFARTRTDVDTDKVVLWGTSFSGGHVIATAADDQRVAAVISQCPFTDGMASSMAVPPQTSIKVTIRALTDKLGSWFGAAPVTIALAGKPGSTAMMSAADCEQGYLQLVPDAAAKQFPNYVAARIALQILTYFPGRKTPQLNCPTLFCVCETDTVAPAKATLRHARRAPRGQIKIYKEGHFDIYLGDSFERTIGDQIDFLQRTVPLN; from the coding sequence ATGAACCGTCTCGATGTTGAGTTCCTGTCTGAGGGCAGCCGCTGTAAGGCTTGGCTCTATCTGCCGAAAACCAAGAAACCTGCTCCCGTCATCGTCATGGCTCATGGCCTGGGGAGTACGCGCGTGATGCGACTCGGTGCCTATGCCGAGCGATTTAGAGACCTCGGCTATGCCTGCCTGGTCTTCGACTACCGGCATTTTGGTGATAGCGAGGGTGAACCGCGTCAGCTGCTGGATGTGAACAAGCAGTTGCAGGATTGGAAGGCTGCCATCGCCTTCGCGCGGACGCGCACTGATGTGGATACAGACAAAGTCGTCCTCTGGGGCACATCCTTCAGTGGAGGTCATGTCATCGCGACTGCCGCCGATGATCAGAGAGTCGCTGCGGTGATCTCCCAGTGCCCCTTCACCGACGGCATGGCCTCCAGCATGGCTGTCCCGCCCCAGACCTCGATCAAGGTCACCATCCGCGCCCTGACAGACAAACTGGGTTCCTGGTTTGGTGCTGCGCCAGTAACGATTGCCCTGGCGGGCAAGCCTGGCTCAACCGCAATGATGTCGGCGGCAGACTGCGAACAGGGCTATCTCCAGCTGGTTCCTGATGCCGCAGCCAAGCAGTTCCCCAACTACGTCGCTGCCCGCATCGCACTGCAAATCCTTACCTACTTCCCTGGTCGGAAAACACCGCAGCTGAATTGCCCGACGCTTTTCTGCGTCTGTGAAACCGACACGGTAGCTCCGGCAAAAGCCACCCTTCGCCATGCCCGTCGTGCTCCCCGTGGCCAGATCAAGATCTACAAGGAGGGGCATTTCGATATCTATCTCGGCGACTCCTTCGAGAGAACCATCGGCGACCAAATCGACTTTCTCCAACGCACCGTTCCCCTGAACTGA
- a CDS encoding SDR family NAD(P)-dependent oxidoreductase, whose translation MAFYNLDGRVIAITGSTGGLGSAVCQALLDKGAKLALFDMDGAAVEAQATALGANTRAWQVNVCSMESIDTAMEEAAAHFGGIDVVIANAGITAFEPLVTGDPKVFERVIDVNLLGVWRTFRAAVGHVQKRKGYLMAISSLAAFSHSPLQASYTASKAGVWAMCNSIRLELRHTGVGVGSVHPTFFHTPLMDQTFKSAAGSKIWKGNNSGLFKMVALDDVVKSIVKGIENRSDMMFVPKENSFVAHLPRLFRKILEAVEFKDSEVVAMVEAAKPAPAK comes from the coding sequence ATGGCTTTTTACAATCTTGATGGGCGCGTTATTGCGATCACCGGTTCGACAGGTGGGCTGGGCTCAGCCGTTTGCCAGGCACTGCTCGACAAAGGTGCCAAGCTCGCATTATTCGACATGGATGGTGCGGCGGTTGAGGCTCAAGCAACAGCCCTCGGCGCCAACACCCGCGCCTGGCAGGTGAATGTCTGCTCGATGGAAAGCATCGACACTGCAATGGAAGAAGCAGCAGCGCACTTCGGTGGCATCGATGTGGTGATTGCGAATGCCGGCATTACTGCATTCGAGCCGCTGGTTACGGGTGATCCCAAGGTCTTCGAACGGGTGATCGACGTAAACCTTCTCGGGGTATGGCGCACCTTCCGTGCTGCCGTAGGCCATGTACAGAAGCGTAAGGGCTACCTGATGGCGATCTCGTCATTGGCCGCGTTCAGCCATTCGCCGTTGCAGGCTTCCTACACTGCGAGCAAGGCCGGCGTATGGGCCATGTGCAACAGCATACGCCTGGAGCTTCGCCACACGGGTGTCGGTGTTGGTAGCGTGCATCCCACGTTCTTCCATACACCGCTAATGGATCAGACCTTCAAGAGCGCTGCGGGCAGCAAGATCTGGAAAGGAAACAATTCAGGACTCTTCAAAATGGTGGCCCTGGACGATGTGGTGAAGAGCATCGTGAAGGGTATCGAGAACCGCTCCGACATGATGTTCGTGCCCAAGGAAAACTCCTTCGTCGCGCACCTGCCACGCCTGTTCCGCAAGATCCTTGAAGCGGTTGAGTTCAAGGACAGTGAAGTCGTAGCAATGGTCGAGGCCGCCAAGCCCGCTCCAGCCAAATAG
- a CDS encoding DUF1329 domain-containing protein, with protein MNKTTVQIGALALSFIAMNALAAVPPDESAKLGSTLTPLGAEMAGNADGSIPAWTGGLPKDAGTVDGKGFLADPFASEKALFTITAQNVDQHKDKLTPGQYAMFKRYPETYRIPVFPTHRSVTVPVGIAAAAKANAMATKLVKGGSGLENFKEAYPFPIPQNGLEAIWNHITRYRGGSVRRLVTQATPQSNGAYTLVYFQEEFSFRGNLRNYDASKPSNVLFYFKQRVTAPSRLSGNVMLVHETLDQVKEPRLAWLYNAGQRRVRRAPQVSYDGPGTASDGLQTSDNFDMYNGAPDRYEWSLQGKKEIYIPYNSYKLDSPKLKYSDILKAGHINQDLTRYELHRVWHVVATLKPGERHIYSKRDFYIDEDTWQAAEIDHYDGRGNLWRVAEAHSQFYYNTQVPWYTLETIADLQAGRYLAMGMKNEEKQAYDFSYTASESDYTPAALRLAGVR; from the coding sequence ATGAACAAAACCACTGTGCAAATAGGCGCCTTGGCGCTGTCGTTTATCGCCATGAATGCTCTGGCAGCTGTGCCTCCCGACGAATCAGCGAAGCTAGGCAGCACCCTGACTCCGCTGGGCGCCGAGATGGCCGGCAATGCCGATGGGTCGATTCCCGCGTGGACTGGCGGCCTGCCAAAAGACGCCGGAACCGTAGATGGCAAAGGCTTCCTCGCCGATCCGTTTGCGAGTGAAAAAGCGTTGTTCACCATCACGGCGCAAAACGTGGATCAGCACAAAGACAAGCTGACTCCGGGGCAATACGCGATGTTTAAGCGCTATCCGGAAACCTACAGAATCCCGGTATTTCCTACCCACCGCTCGGTCACCGTCCCTGTCGGTATTGCGGCTGCCGCTAAGGCGAACGCCATGGCGACAAAATTGGTAAAGGGTGGAAGCGGCCTGGAAAATTTCAAGGAGGCCTACCCCTTCCCAATCCCCCAAAATGGTTTGGAAGCGATCTGGAATCACATCACCCGATACCGGGGAGGCAGCGTACGGCGGCTGGTGACCCAAGCAACGCCGCAGTCGAATGGGGCCTACACCTTGGTCTACTTCCAGGAAGAGTTCAGCTTCCGTGGGAATCTGCGTAATTACGACGCCAGCAAACCCAGCAATGTCCTCTTCTACTTCAAGCAACGAGTCACTGCGCCTTCGCGGCTATCGGGCAACGTGATGTTGGTGCATGAAACCCTCGACCAGGTTAAAGAACCTCGCCTGGCATGGCTCTACAACGCCGGCCAGCGTCGAGTACGCCGCGCGCCGCAGGTGTCTTATGACGGCCCAGGCACAGCCTCCGATGGCCTGCAAACGTCCGACAACTTCGACATGTACAACGGGGCGCCTGATCGCTACGAGTGGAGCCTGCAAGGCAAGAAGGAAATCTACATTCCATACAACAGCTACAAGCTTGACTCGCCCAAGCTGAAATACAGCGACATCCTCAAGGCAGGCCACATCAATCAAGACCTGACTCGCTACGAACTACACCGAGTCTGGCATGTGGTCGCGACACTGAAGCCAGGCGAGCGGCACATCTACTCCAAGCGCGACTTCTACATCGACGAAGACACCTGGCAAGCCGCTGAGATCGATCATTACGACGGACGCGGCAACCTCTGGCGCGTAGCGGAGGCCCACTCCCAGTTCTACTACAACACGCAAGTCCCTTGGTACACCTTGGAAACCATTGCTGACCTGCAAGCTGGCCGGTATCTGGCGATGGGGATGAAGAACGAAGAGAAGCAGGCCTACGACTTCAGTTACACCGCCTCGGAAAGCGATTACACCCCAGCAGCATTGCGCCTGGCGGGCGTGCGCTAA
- a CDS encoding FAD-dependent oxidoreductase: MSNPAKMSEYPASILIEAEDFDSYGGWVLDSQFETVMGSPYLLAHGLGRPVGDASTTINLKRDGVYHVWVRAKDWVPSHHPGRFTVSINGVVLDTVFGANGQDWSWQPAGTVSLEMGATTVLLHDLTGFDGRCDAIYLSTDDVAPPNEVSASSQAWRKALRGLPDQPLDAGHYDVVVVGGGISGCAAALTAARLGQSVALIHDRPVLGGNASNEIGLMPRGSQGALLNELAQRSANGDLAALSLLEAEPTAKVFLGHRIISVEKQDSKITAVQAIQARGGHERRITGSVFIDASGTAILGVLAGAETLFGREARADFNEPYAPEVGDDMHHGNTLFFRTRMAEHPVSFPDVPWAIEVSKDYANLSGQLLEAGVENAPGPQAGANPSTPEFRFGSKADIFPATHFWEYGQWLDPYTNGELIRDYLMRALYGTFSNVKNLEPENYANLEFEWMAFVAAQGEFRRYRGDYVLSENDIRNHTSFPDALVPNDGAFCIHCAWEPGEGKYDFRLKDWIWDMRDKQAYGIPYRCLYSANIDNLLMAGKHISVTHVAGSSTKTMGNGSQHGIATGAAAFLCNQHKSSPRGLYENHLGELKALVDQLTACDHEHPPK, encoded by the coding sequence GTGAGCAACCCAGCCAAGATGAGTGAATATCCAGCAAGCATCCTGATCGAGGCCGAGGATTTTGATAGCTATGGGGGCTGGGTTCTCGACTCCCAGTTCGAGACCGTCATGGGGTCGCCCTATCTGCTTGCCCACGGCCTGGGGCGCCCTGTTGGCGATGCCTCTACAACGATCAATCTTAAGCGCGACGGTGTGTACCACGTCTGGGTGCGAGCGAAGGACTGGGTGCCATCGCATCATCCTGGGCGCTTCACCGTATCGATTAATGGAGTGGTGCTCGACACGGTGTTTGGTGCGAATGGCCAGGATTGGTCGTGGCAGCCAGCGGGCACGGTTTCGCTGGAGATGGGCGCCACCACCGTGTTGCTCCACGACCTCACCGGCTTTGATGGCCGCTGCGATGCGATCTATCTGTCTACCGATGACGTAGCCCCACCCAATGAGGTGAGTGCCTCCAGCCAAGCCTGGCGTAAAGCGCTTCGTGGCCTGCCAGATCAGCCGCTCGATGCCGGCCATTACGATGTGGTTGTGGTCGGCGGCGGTATCTCTGGATGTGCCGCTGCGTTGACCGCTGCTCGCTTGGGGCAGAGCGTTGCTTTGATCCATGACCGTCCGGTGCTTGGTGGCAATGCCAGCAATGAAATCGGCCTGATGCCGAGGGGCTCACAGGGCGCTCTGCTCAATGAGCTGGCCCAGCGTTCAGCGAACGGTGATCTGGCTGCACTATCACTGCTGGAGGCTGAGCCTACCGCCAAGGTTTTTCTCGGACACCGCATCATCAGTGTCGAAAAGCAGGATTCTAAAATCACTGCGGTTCAGGCGATTCAGGCACGTGGTGGCCACGAGCGCCGTATTACCGGCTCAGTGTTCATCGACGCCAGTGGCACGGCCATTCTTGGCGTGCTTGCAGGTGCCGAAACACTGTTCGGGCGGGAGGCTCGCGCTGACTTCAACGAGCCTTACGCGCCGGAAGTGGGCGATGACATGCACCATGGCAACACGCTGTTCTTCCGCACCCGCATGGCCGAACACCCGGTTTCATTTCCCGACGTGCCCTGGGCAATCGAAGTGTCCAAGGACTACGCCAATCTGAGTGGTCAATTACTGGAGGCCGGCGTCGAAAATGCACCAGGGCCACAGGCAGGGGCCAACCCGAGCACGCCTGAGTTCAGATTCGGCAGCAAAGCCGACATTTTTCCGGCTACCCATTTCTGGGAATACGGTCAATGGCTCGACCCATACACCAACGGTGAGTTGATCCGCGACTACCTGATGCGAGCACTCTACGGGACGTTTTCGAACGTCAAAAACCTCGAACCGGAAAACTATGCCAACCTTGAGTTCGAATGGATGGCCTTCGTCGCAGCGCAGGGCGAGTTCCGGCGCTATCGCGGCGACTATGTGCTGTCGGAAAATGACATCCGCAACCACACCAGCTTCCCCGATGCATTGGTGCCCAACGATGGGGCCTTTTGCATCCACTGTGCGTGGGAGCCAGGCGAAGGTAAGTACGACTTCCGCCTCAAAGATTGGATCTGGGACATGCGCGACAAACAGGCCTATGGGATCCCATACCGCTGCCTGTACTCCGCCAACATCGACAACCTGCTGATGGCTGGTAAGCACATCAGCGTTACCCACGTCGCAGGCTCATCAACCAAAACCATGGGCAACGGCTCGCAGCACGGCATTGCTACCGGTGCAGCTGCGTTCCTGTGCAACCAGCACAAATCATCGCCGCGCGGCCTCTATGAGAACCACCTCGGCGAACTGAAAGCGCTGGTCGACCAGTTGACCGCTTGCGATCACGAGCACCCGCCCAAGTGA
- a CDS encoding efflux RND transporter permease subunit, which produces MTLSDICIRRPVFATVLSLIIVLLGLLAYQRLAVREYPNIDVPIVTVNVIYPGASPEIMESQVAQPIEDVLSGIEGLDFVSSISRSENTQITAQFRLGSNSDEAANDVRDRLGRVRSLLPEEIDEPMVQKVEADAQPVIWLAFHSQRYSAMEITDLLERVVQDRLQTIAGVSEVQIRGARSYAMRIWLDPEKLAAHDLTVQDVEDALRRQNVEIPAGRIESVQREFSVLSETDLKTPEEFDNLILDDSRGYLLRLADVGHAEIGAADERSLVRFNGRSAVALGLIKQATANPLEISDGLQQALPAIRELLPEGMELSIANDNSQFIRESIRNVYATIWEAVALVVLIIFLFLRSLRATLIPLVTIPVSLIGAFALMALMGFTVNTLTLLAMVLAIGLVVDDAIVVLENIHRHIEAGLSPLQAAFKGSREIAFAVVAMTLTLAAVYAPIGFMQGTSGKLFTEFAWTLAGAVLVSGFVALTLSPMMCGRLLKAHVPAQRHNRLYNLIEGFLNHLSYSYRHSLERVLRAWWLVLLGLAAILVLCAWLFAGLRSELAPTEDTGTIIGSINGPDGATLGYTSRYAKQVEEAYKSIPETNRYMVIAGFPTVAQGLSFMKLEDWSKRSRSQFEIRDELLPKLQDIPGVRAFPINRPPLGQSARNQPVNFVIRSSLEYAELQQYVDQLLAAVRDYPGLESLDTDLKLNTPQLKVTVNREQAVAVGTDVATIGRSMESLFGSRQVTRFKQNGEQYDVLVQLANVDRSNPDDLNRVYVRGRNDNMVQLSNLIEVRETVAPRELNHFNQLRAVTISANVGSGYTLGEALEHLEEKARTIFPPDTQFDYTGTSRDFKDSSAGVALIFALALVFIFLVLAAQFESFLDPLIILLSVPLSMAGALLALKLFGGTLNIYSQVGLVTLIGLISKHGILIVDFANHLLRQGHELHEAVRHAAEQRLRPILMTTGAMVLGSLPLAIASGAGAESRQQIGMVIVGGLLVGTFFTLFVVPTLYTLLRRWRPLLVEQGEMGLA; this is translated from the coding sequence GTGACCCTGTCCGATATCTGCATCCGCCGGCCGGTGTTCGCCACCGTGCTGTCGCTGATCATCGTCCTGCTCGGCCTGCTGGCCTACCAGCGCCTGGCGGTGCGCGAGTACCCGAACATCGACGTGCCGATCGTCACGGTCAACGTCATCTACCCCGGCGCCAGCCCGGAGATCATGGAGTCGCAGGTCGCCCAGCCGATCGAGGACGTGCTCTCCGGTATCGAGGGGCTGGACTTCGTCAGCTCCATCAGTCGCTCGGAAAATACCCAGATCACCGCGCAGTTCCGCCTCGGCAGCAACTCCGACGAGGCGGCCAACGATGTGCGCGATCGCCTCGGCCGGGTACGCAGCCTGCTGCCGGAAGAAATCGACGAGCCCATGGTGCAGAAGGTCGAGGCCGATGCGCAGCCGGTGATCTGGCTGGCCTTCCACAGCCAGCGCTACTCGGCGATGGAGATCACCGACCTGCTGGAACGGGTGGTGCAGGATCGCCTGCAGACCATTGCCGGCGTCTCGGAAGTGCAGATTCGCGGCGCGCGCAGCTACGCCATGCGCATCTGGCTCGACCCGGAGAAGCTGGCCGCCCATGACCTCACCGTGCAGGACGTGGAAGACGCCCTGCGCCGGCAGAACGTGGAAATTCCCGCCGGGCGCATCGAGTCGGTGCAGCGCGAGTTTTCCGTACTGTCGGAAACCGACCTGAAGACCCCGGAAGAATTCGACAACCTGATCCTCGACGACTCGCGCGGCTACCTGCTGCGCCTGGCCGATGTCGGCCATGCCGAGATCGGTGCCGCCGACGAGCGTTCGCTGGTGCGCTTCAATGGCCGCTCGGCAGTGGCACTGGGCCTGATCAAGCAGGCCACGGCCAACCCGCTGGAAATCTCCGATGGCCTGCAGCAGGCCCTGCCGGCTATCCGCGAGCTGTTGCCCGAGGGCATGGAGCTGTCGATCGCCAACGACAACTCGCAGTTCATCCGCGAGTCGATCAGGAACGTGTACGCCACCATCTGGGAGGCGGTGGCGCTGGTGGTGCTGATCATCTTCCTGTTCCTCCGTTCGCTGCGCGCCACCCTGATTCCGCTGGTGACCATCCCGGTGTCGCTGATCGGCGCCTTCGCCCTGATGGCGCTGATGGGCTTTACGGTCAACACCCTGACCCTGCTGGCCATGGTGCTGGCCATCGGCCTGGTGGTGGATGATGCCATCGTGGTGCTGGAGAACATCCACCGGCATATCGAGGCCGGGCTGTCGCCACTGCAGGCGGCGTTCAAGGGCAGCCGCGAGATCGCCTTCGCGGTGGTGGCCATGACCCTGACCCTGGCCGCGGTGTACGCGCCCATTGGTTTCATGCAGGGCACCTCGGGCAAGCTGTTCACCGAGTTCGCCTGGACGCTGGCCGGCGCCGTGCTGGTGTCCGGCTTCGTCGCCCTGACCCTGTCGCCGATGATGTGCGGGCGCCTGCTCAAGGCCCACGTGCCGGCGCAGCGCCACAATCGCCTGTACAACCTGATCGAGGGCTTTCTCAACCACCTGAGCTACAGCTACCGGCACAGCCTGGAGCGCGTGCTGCGCGCCTGGTGGCTGGTGCTGCTGGGGCTGGCGGCGATCCTCGTGCTGTGCGCCTGGCTGTTCGCCGGCTTGCGCAGTGAACTGGCGCCGACCGAGGACACCGGCACCATCATCGGCTCGATCAACGGCCCGGACGGCGCCACCCTGGGCTATACCAGCCGCTACGCCAAGCAGGTGGAAGAAGCTTACAAGAGCATCCCGGAGACCAACCGCTACATGGTCATCGCCGGCTTTCCTACGGTGGCCCAGGGCCTGTCGTTCATGAAGCTGGAGGACTGGAGCAAGCGTTCGCGCAGCCAGTTCGAGATCCGCGACGAGCTGCTGCCCAAGCTGCAGGACATCCCCGGCGTACGCGCCTTCCCGATCAACCGCCCGCCGCTGGGGCAGAGTGCGCGCAACCAGCCGGTCAACTTCGTCATCCGCTCCTCGCTGGAGTACGCCGAGCTGCAGCAGTACGTCGATCAGTTGCTGGCCGCGGTGCGCGACTATCCGGGGCTGGAGAGCCTGGACACCGACCTCAAGCTGAACACGCCGCAGCTCAAGGTCACGGTCAACCGCGAGCAGGCAGTGGCGGTGGGCACCGACGTGGCGACTATCGGCCGCAGCATGGAAAGCCTGTTCGGCAGCCGCCAGGTGACCCGCTTCAAGCAGAACGGCGAGCAGTACGACGTGCTGGTGCAGCTGGCCAACGTCGACCGCAGCAACCCGGACGACCTCAACCGCGTTTACGTGCGCGGGCGTAACGACAACATGGTGCAGCTCTCCAACCTGATCGAGGTGCGCGAGACGGTGGCGCCGCGTGAACTCAACCACTTCAACCAGCTGCGTGCGGTGACCATCAGCGCCAACGTCGGCTCCGGCTACACCCTGGGCGAGGCACTGGAGCACTTGGAAGAGAAGGCGCGGACGATCTTCCCGCCGGATACCCAGTTCGACTACACCGGTACTTCGCGCGACTTCAAGGACTCCAGCGCCGGCGTGGCGCTGATCTTCGCCCTGGCCCTGGTGTTCATCTTCCTGGTGCTGGCGGCGCAGTTCGAGAGCTTCCTCGACCCGCTGATCATCCTGCTCAGCGTGCCGCTGTCGATGGCCGGCGCGCTGCTGGCGCTCAAGCTGTTCGGCGGCACGCTGAACATCTACTCGCAGGTCGGCCTGGTGACCCTGATCGGCCTGATCAGCAAGCACGGCATCCTCATCGTCGACTTCGCCAACCACCTGCTGCGCCAGGGCCACGAGCTGCACGAGGCAGTGCGGCATGCCGCGGAGCAGCGCCTGCGGCCGATCCTGATGACCACCGGGGCCATGGTGCTCGGCTCGCTGCCGCTGGCCATCGCCAGCGGCGCCGGCGCCGAGAGCCGCCAGCAGATCGGCATGGTCATAGTCGGCGGCCTGCTGGTGGGCACCTTCTTCACCCTGTTCGTGGTGCCGACCCTATACACCCTGCTGCGCCGCTGGCGGCCGCTGTTGGTGGAGCAGGGCGAGATGGGGCTGGCCTAG
- a CDS encoding efflux RND transporter periplasmic adaptor subunit, protein MIARTATLLLTALLAQAALAEQAPLVEVTRPERALVRDELVTFGSLRSDESVMIRPEVEGRIASLHFREGQAVSGGELLVSLDDSIARAELAQAQANLDLAEKSYQRAQLLFKRGASNAQAQDEAQSQQQAARASLALAQARLDKTQIRAPYAGVLGLRQVSVGDYLSAGTDVVNLEVLDPLKVDFRVPQKAVSQVGVGQAIELSLDAYPGERFKGAIIALNPRLDEVGRSQAIRAQIGNADHRLKPGQFVKVSVILAERPQALLIPEEAVMPMGQLLFVNLVVDGKAERRQIRIGQRQRGKAEVVEGLDGSETLISAGWQKVVPGREVRVVERGEGA, encoded by the coding sequence ATGATTGCCCGCACCGCCACGTTGCTGTTGACTGCTCTGCTGGCCCAGGCCGCCCTGGCCGAGCAGGCGCCCCTGGTGGAAGTTACCCGTCCCGAGCGCGCTCTGGTGCGCGACGAGCTGGTAACTTTCGGTTCGCTGCGCTCCGACGAGTCGGTGATGATTCGCCCGGAGGTCGAGGGGCGCATCGCCAGCCTGCATTTCCGCGAGGGCCAGGCGGTCAGCGGCGGCGAGCTGCTGGTCAGCCTGGATGATTCGATTGCCCGTGCCGAGCTGGCCCAGGCCCAGGCCAACCTCGATCTGGCGGAAAAGAGCTACCAGCGTGCGCAGCTGCTGTTCAAGCGCGGCGCCAGCAATGCCCAGGCCCAGGACGAGGCACAGTCGCAGCAGCAGGCGGCCCGCGCCAGCCTGGCGCTGGCCCAGGCCCGCCTGGACAAGACGCAGATCCGCGCGCCCTATGCCGGAGTGCTTGGCCTGCGTCAGGTCAGTGTCGGCGATTACCTCAGTGCCGGTACCGACGTGGTCAACCTGGAAGTGCTCGACCCGCTCAAGGTGGATTTCCGCGTGCCGCAGAAGGCGGTCAGCCAGGTCGGCGTCGGCCAGGCCATCGAGCTGAGTCTCGACGCCTACCCGGGCGAGCGCTTCAAGGGCGCGATCATCGCCCTCAACCCGCGCCTGGATGAAGTCGGCCGCAGCCAGGCGATCCGTGCGCAGATCGGCAACGCCGACCATCGCCTCAAGCCCGGCCAGTTCGTCAAGGTCTCGGTGATCCTCGCCGAGCGCCCGCAGGCCCTGCTGATTCCCGAGGAAGCGGTGATGCCCATGGGCCAGTTGCTGTTCGTCAATCTGGTGGTGGACGGCAAGGCCGAGCGCCGGCAGATCCGCATCGGCCAGCGCCAGCGCGGCAAGGCCGAGGTGGTCGAGGGGCTGGACGGCAGCGAGACGCTGATCAGTGCCGGCTGGCAGAAGGTCGTGCCGGGCCGTGAAGTACGGGTGGTCGAGCGGGGGGAGGGCGCGTGA
- a CDS encoding ABC transporter permease — protein sequence MSPELRSNLIALQTIVTREVRRFTRIWAQTLLPPAITMALYFVIFGRLIGSQVGGVGQYSYMEFIVPGLIMMSVITNSYSNVVSSFFSSKFQRNVEELLVSPVSPHTILIGYTIGGMLRGLAVALIVTLLSLFFTQLQVHHLGVTVVVIILTATTFALGGFINAVYARNFDDISIIPTFVLTPLTYLGGVFYSISLLPVFWQKVSLVNPILHMVNAFRYGILGVSDINIGVAIGMMLLACTVLYTVCIRLLKSGRGMRQ from the coding sequence ATGAGTCCCGAACTGCGTTCCAACCTGATCGCCCTGCAGACCATTGTCACTCGCGAGGTGCGCCGTTTCACCCGCATCTGGGCGCAGACCCTGCTGCCGCCGGCCATCACCATGGCCCTGTACTTCGTGATCTTCGGCCGCCTGATCGGCAGCCAAGTCGGTGGTGTTGGCCAGTACAGCTACATGGAGTTCATCGTACCGGGGCTGATCATGATGTCGGTGATCACCAACTCGTACAGCAACGTGGTGTCGAGCTTCTTCAGCAGCAAGTTCCAGCGCAACGTCGAGGAACTGCTGGTGTCGCCGGTATCGCCGCACACCATCCTCATCGGCTACACCATCGGCGGCATGCTGCGCGGCCTGGCGGTGGCGCTGATCGTCACCCTGCTGTCGCTGTTCTTCACCCAGCTGCAGGTGCACCACCTGGGCGTGACGGTTGTCGTGATCATCCTCACGGCCACCACCTTCGCCCTCGGCGGTTTCATCAACGCGGTGTACGCGCGCAACTTCGACGATATCTCGATCATCCCGACCTTCGTGCTGACCCCGCTGACCTACCTGGGCGGGGTGTTCTACTCCATCAGCCTGCTGCCGGTGTTCTGGCAGAAGGTCTCGCTGGTCAACCCGATCCTGCACATGGTCAACGCCTTCCGCTACGGCATCCTCGGCGTCTCCGACATCAATATCGGCGTCGCCATCGGCATGATGCTGCTGGCCTGCACGGTGCTCTACACCGTGTGCATCCGCCTGCTGAAAAGCGGCCGCGGCATGCGCCAGTAG